In Myxococcus guangdongensis, the following proteins share a genomic window:
- a CDS encoding AAA family ATPase — translation MAPAGPAYNDNPFKLENPSILDIAPAEPKTVEETGLKMGLLADIALKFLYYSGTGTGMGIADEMRLPWPGVVEHVVDFLATEKLVDLRGGKGFGRASVEFVLTEKGREYARDALTRTTYVGPAPVPIEQYNALITSQTEETPVVSQEELVMALSHLTVPAELMDKLGPAVNSGRSLFLYGPPGNGKTSLAEAVSHMFGGEVYVPHCLEIGNQIIQVHDHLIHTPVPLELGRDTSGRRQTFEMDNRWMLCRRPAVVVGGELTLETLDLIYSESTRFYEAPFQVKANGGMLLIDDFGRQKVHPTDLLNRWIVPLEKRVDFLTLHTGKKFEIPFDQLLVFSTNLDPKELVDEAFLRRIKYKIEVGNPDEESYREIFRRVCEAAGIPYVDQAVTYLVEHYYKPRTMQLRACHPRDLVGLIKDAARYRQIPPALSKDLLDQACEVFLVNL, via the coding sequence ATGGCACCCGCCGGCCCCGCCTACAACGACAATCCCTTCAAGCTTGAGAACCCGTCCATCCTGGACATCGCTCCGGCCGAGCCGAAGACGGTGGAGGAGACGGGCCTGAAGATGGGCCTGCTCGCGGACATCGCGCTCAAGTTCCTCTACTACTCCGGCACCGGCACCGGCATGGGCATCGCCGACGAGATGCGGCTGCCGTGGCCGGGCGTCGTCGAGCACGTGGTGGACTTCCTCGCCACGGAGAAGCTGGTGGACCTGCGGGGCGGCAAGGGCTTCGGCCGCGCCTCCGTGGAGTTCGTCCTCACGGAGAAGGGCCGCGAGTACGCGCGCGACGCCCTCACCCGCACGACCTACGTGGGCCCCGCCCCCGTCCCCATCGAGCAGTACAACGCGCTCATCACCAGCCAGACCGAGGAGACGCCCGTCGTCAGCCAGGAGGAGCTGGTGATGGCGCTCAGCCACCTCACCGTGCCCGCGGAGCTGATGGACAAGCTGGGCCCGGCGGTGAACTCGGGCCGCTCGCTGTTCCTCTACGGCCCGCCCGGCAACGGCAAGACGAGCCTGGCCGAGGCCGTCTCCCACATGTTCGGCGGCGAGGTGTACGTCCCGCACTGCCTGGAGATCGGCAACCAGATCATCCAGGTGCATGACCACCTCATCCACACCCCCGTCCCGCTGGAGCTGGGCCGCGACACCTCCGGCCGCCGGCAGACCTTCGAGATGGACAACCGGTGGATGCTCTGCCGCAGGCCCGCCGTCGTCGTCGGCGGCGAGCTCACGCTGGAGACGCTGGACCTCATCTACTCGGAGAGCACCCGCTTCTACGAGGCCCCGTTCCAGGTGAAGGCCAACGGCGGCATGCTCCTCATCGACGACTTCGGCCGCCAGAAGGTCCACCCCACGGACCTGCTCAACCGGTGGATCGTCCCCCTCGAGAAGCGCGTCGACTTCCTTACCCTGCATACCGGGAAGAAGTTCGAAATCCCGTTTGATCAGCTTCTCGTGTTTTCAACGAATCTTGATCCGAAGGAGCTGGTGGACGAGGCCTTCCTTCGACGCATCAAGTACAAGATTGAAGTCGGAAATCCGGACGAGGAGTCCTACCGGGAGATCTTCCGCCGGGTGTGCGAGGCGGCGGGCATCCCCTATGTGGACCAGGCCGTCACGTACCTCGTCGAGCACTATTACAAGCCGCGGACCATGCAGCTGCGCGCCTGTCATCCTCGGGACTTGGTGGGCCTCATCAAGGACGCGGCCAGGTACCGGCAGATCCCGCCCGCCCTGTCCAAGGACCTGCTCGACCAGGCGTGCGAGGTCTTCCTCGTCAATCTCTAA
- a CDS encoding branched-chain amino acid transaminase, giving the protein MSSTSTSVLRADQIWLDGKLVKWDEGHVHVMTHALHYGLGAFEGIRAYRTHDGRLAVFRLREHIRRLLDSAHIIMLKIPYSEDELVDACLDVLRKQKDLFANGAYLRPVAFMGDGAMGLGAVNPTRVAVTAWDWGAYLGDKGIREGIRAKVSSFTRMHVNVNMVRGKISGQYVNSILAKREAVLGGYDEAILLDISGFVAEASGENIFMVNKKGVIKTPPLSSPILDGITRDTVLKILRDSGRAVDEVTFTRDALYICNEIFFTGTAAEITPVREVDDRMVGTGKPGPIGTFVQETYFRTVRGQEPQYADWLTYV; this is encoded by the coding sequence ATGAGCTCCACCTCGACCAGCGTATTGCGTGCCGACCAGATCTGGCTCGACGGCAAATTGGTGAAATGGGACGAGGGTCATGTCCATGTGATGACGCACGCCCTGCATTACGGCCTGGGCGCGTTCGAGGGCATCCGCGCGTACCGCACGCATGATGGCCGGCTGGCGGTGTTCCGCCTGCGCGAGCACATCCGCCGCCTGCTCGACTCGGCGCACATCATCATGCTGAAGATTCCCTACTCCGAGGACGAGCTGGTCGACGCGTGCCTCGACGTGCTGCGCAAGCAGAAGGACCTGTTCGCCAACGGCGCGTACCTGCGGCCGGTGGCCTTCATGGGCGACGGCGCCATGGGCCTGGGCGCCGTCAACCCCACCCGCGTCGCCGTGACGGCGTGGGATTGGGGCGCGTACCTGGGCGACAAGGGCATCCGCGAGGGCATCCGCGCCAAGGTGAGCTCGTTCACCCGCATGCACGTCAACGTGAACATGGTGCGCGGCAAGATTTCGGGCCAGTACGTCAACTCCATCCTCGCCAAGCGCGAGGCGGTGCTCGGCGGCTATGACGAGGCCATCCTGCTGGACATCAGCGGCTTCGTGGCCGAGGCGTCCGGCGAGAACATCTTCATGGTGAACAAGAAGGGCGTCATCAAGACGCCCCCCCTGTCCTCGCCCATCCTCGACGGCATCACCCGCGACACCGTGCTGAAGATCCTCCGCGACAGCGGCCGCGCCGTGGACGAGGTCACCTTCACCCGCGACGCGCTCTACATCTGCAACGAGATCTTCTTCACCGGCACCGCCGCCGAAATCACCCCGGTGCGCGAAGTGGACGACCGCATGGTGGGCACCGGCAAGCCCGGCCCCATCGGCACCTTCGTGCAGGAGACGTACTTCCGCACCGTCCGGGGCCAGGAGCCGCAGTACGCCGATTGGCTCACCTACGTCTGA
- a CDS encoding patatin-like phospholipase family protein, whose amino-acid sequence MLLKERFQINRPLEEQELTLVRACVDSPGLLDAREEAVLRTALSLARLYKVQHGGLDVGVGAQLTPFRDEVERRLGPVLNGARPPTRDRLVPHVRDLREHAARARDGVLARLRGRVPPEALDRELRHKELVLVTGGGGGTAFVYLGVMSVLAEHALEPRLLAGASMGAVLALMRSRMARFDPTEMINIVRGLSFRKLFRFISTESRYGLPAALRLFLRAGLGRFFGAGPEGSGLRLRDLPVPTLIAVGGIRRGMLPRPLEYYERLLGTSPLGLLDPVGVARRIQAAMGTMAELFTRPEITMRLHLGADDATSEFDALDAAGFSSALPGVIHYDVLREDPRMHSLLDGLMAHHGVARFIDGGLVDNLPAKAAWKAVAKGRIGTRNTFILALDGFAPRLATPFWLPLQRLAAMTVAPNLPYAHHIQRFPRTLSPLDVVPSVELASKALHFGRKAMADDLPWLRRMLTPLPAVL is encoded by the coding sequence GTGCTCCTGAAGGAACGCTTCCAGATCAACCGCCCGCTCGAAGAGCAGGAGCTGACGCTCGTGCGCGCGTGCGTGGACAGCCCCGGCCTGCTCGACGCGCGCGAGGAGGCCGTGCTGCGCACCGCGCTGTCGCTCGCCAGGCTCTACAAGGTCCAGCACGGCGGGCTCGACGTGGGCGTGGGCGCGCAGCTCACGCCCTTCCGCGACGAGGTGGAGCGGCGGCTCGGCCCCGTGCTGAACGGCGCGAGGCCGCCCACGCGGGACAGGCTCGTGCCCCACGTGAGGGACCTGCGCGAGCACGCCGCCCGCGCGCGTGACGGTGTGCTCGCGCGACTGCGTGGACGCGTGCCGCCCGAGGCGTTGGACCGGGAGCTGCGGCACAAGGAGCTGGTGTTGGTGACGGGCGGCGGAGGCGGCACCGCCTTCGTGTACCTGGGCGTGATGAGCGTGCTGGCCGAGCACGCGCTGGAGCCCCGTCTGCTGGCGGGCGCGTCCATGGGCGCGGTGCTCGCGTTGATGCGCTCGCGCATGGCGCGCTTCGACCCCACGGAGATGATCAACATCGTCCGGGGCCTGTCCTTCCGGAAGCTCTTCCGCTTCATCTCCACGGAGAGCCGCTATGGCCTGCCCGCGGCGCTGCGGCTGTTCCTGCGCGCGGGCCTGGGCCGCTTCTTCGGCGCGGGCCCCGAGGGCAGCGGACTCAGGCTGAGGGACCTCCCCGTCCCCACGCTCATCGCCGTGGGCGGCATCCGCCGGGGCATGCTGCCCAGGCCGCTCGAGTATTACGAGCGCCTGCTCGGCACCAGCCCCCTGGGGCTGCTCGACCCCGTGGGTGTCGCGCGCCGCATCCAGGCCGCCATGGGCACCATGGCGGAGCTCTTCACGCGCCCCGAAATCACGATGCGCCTGCACCTGGGCGCCGATGACGCGACCAGCGAGTTCGACGCGCTCGACGCCGCGGGCTTCTCCTCCGCCCTGCCCGGCGTCATCCACTACGACGTGCTGCGCGAGGACCCGCGCATGCACTCGCTGCTCGACGGGCTGATGGCGCACCACGGCGTCGCGCGCTTCATCGACGGAGGCCTCGTCGACAACCTCCCCGCCAAGGCCGCCTGGAAGGCCGTGGCCAAGGGCCGCATCGGCACGCGCAACACCTTCATCCTCGCGCTGGACGGCTTCGCGCCCAGGCTCGCCACGCCCTTCTGGCTGCCCCTGCAGCGGCTCGCCGCGATGACCGTCGCGCCCAACCTTCCCTACGCGCATCACATCCAGCGCTTCCCTCGCACGCTCTCACCGCTCGACGTCGTGCCCTCCGTGGAGCTCGCCTCCAAGGCCCTCCACTTCGGTCGCAAGGCCATGGCGGACGACCTGCCGTGGCTTCGACGCATGCTGACTCCCTTGCCCGCCGTGCTCTGA
- a CDS encoding AAA family ATPase, which translates to MSTPETAKTRGFDSVADAEKQLEQVGYLPSPEIATAAFLADRMDKPILVEGPAGVGKTELARAMAAALGRELIRLQCYEGLDEAKALYEWEYAKQLLYTQLLKDKIGEMVEGTQSLAEAADRLASGDAVFFSERFLLPRPILRAQLSERPALLLVDEIDKADPEFEAFLLEVLSDNAVTIPELGTFRAKHIPRVLLTSNAARELSDALKRRCLHLHIDFPDRERELRIVRSRLPHVPQVLAEQVVEAVAAIRALDLKKAPSISETLDWAQSLVLLNADQLTSDVVASTLNLVLKYEGDIEKARANLPQIAQA; encoded by the coding sequence GTGAGCACCCCAGAGACGGCCAAGACCCGCGGCTTCGACAGCGTGGCGGACGCGGAGAAGCAGCTCGAGCAGGTGGGATACCTGCCCTCACCGGAGATCGCCACCGCGGCCTTCCTGGCGGACCGGATGGACAAGCCCATCCTGGTGGAGGGCCCCGCCGGCGTGGGCAAGACGGAGCTGGCGCGCGCCATGGCCGCCGCGCTGGGCCGCGAGCTCATCCGGCTCCAGTGCTACGAGGGGCTGGACGAGGCCAAGGCCCTCTACGAGTGGGAGTACGCCAAGCAGCTGCTCTACACCCAGCTGCTCAAGGACAAGATTGGGGAGATGGTGGAGGGCACCCAGTCCCTGGCGGAGGCCGCCGACAGGCTGGCGTCCGGCGACGCGGTGTTCTTCTCCGAGCGCTTCCTGTTGCCCCGGCCCATCCTGCGCGCGCAGCTCTCCGAGCGCCCCGCCCTGCTGCTGGTGGACGAAATCGACAAGGCGGATCCGGAGTTCGAGGCCTTCCTGCTGGAGGTCCTCTCCGACAACGCCGTCACCATTCCGGAGCTGGGCACGTTCCGCGCGAAACACATCCCGCGCGTGCTGCTCACGTCCAACGCCGCGCGCGAGCTGTCGGACGCGCTCAAGCGCCGCTGCCTGCACCTGCACATCGACTTCCCGGACCGCGAGCGCGAGCTGCGCATCGTCCGCTCCCGGCTGCCGCACGTGCCGCAGGTGCTCGCCGAGCAGGTGGTGGAGGCCGTCGCCGCCATCCGCGCGCTCGACTTGAAGAAGGCGCCGTCCATCAGCGAGACGCTCGACTGGGCGCAGAGCCTGGTGCTGCTCAACGCGGACCAGCTCACCTCGGACGTGGTGGCCTCCACGCTCAACCTCGTCCTCAAGTACGAAGGCGACATCGAGAAGGCGCGCGCCAACCTGCCGCAGATTGCCCAGGCGTGA
- a CDS encoding response regulator encodes MERRVLIVESQNDFALSMATVLKSAGYQTAMAATATDAQRELEKRRPDLVVLRAELPDQSGFTLCGQIKKGKWGQNLKVLLLSSDTGVEGLTQHRQTPGAADGYLVIPFEMGELASMSTGIMPPGQDESDASLDAALAGNAPREAPPPMPGIRTSAGGPPKLPKRERRSAMTEEDRAFLDRAFQSIADRKAELLAESRQLKRPPPRRELMGTPEGKIQILRDELKTREAQLARLSEIWSVRERELLSGEDRLHEKDVELQGLKMQVDDLLRRFNEAQQAMLQKEREHGATVDDLLLQKFSSEKDLIEVVASKEKDINLLRKEVHNRDDDLARRGSELEHLRGEYEKLDKHLNVVTLEFEVKEQKLQDSVRAHEAEEARLGKRGDDFEAELGRTVSERDQRYAELDGELQALQERLQQTEQERDSTVRGLETRAASAEEHGARADAEITRLNAERDALDARLSQQVADLETDLARTTGERDQLRLDKDAQEAELSQRIEDRDAKISALDRELSETIARNERTEADLNSNIQQQLERIGELEGEVEAVKAHLADREAELTGELQALTDAKNELEEDLTGRLEALRVAKDALEEDLTRQLEEVRAAKAEQEADLTGQIQALTSQLEEAQNQGEQLQARVASLEDTVAQRESTIEGLQGDVATRDQRISELTGDLEATSQTLAQTQGTLAQTEQQLADTQGTLAATEQSLSETRGELEATSQSLSETQNTLATTEQSLSETRGELDATSQTLTQTQGTLAQTEQQLADTQNTLATTEQSLSETRGELDATSQTLAQTQGTLAQTEQQLTQTEQQLAQTQGTLATTEQSLSETRGELDATSQTLAQTQDTLARTEQQLAQTQGTLSQTEGSLAETRGELEATSQTLTQTQNTLEETRDELGTTTAQRDQLKLELDETRTVLQETQASLSRTTGERDQRIAELHALSEAKDSLEQLLTGQIGQLRGELSETLGNYEAERAAHEKLAAETSATIEALTGERDGLRAELEATSQTLEQVQGQLAATRDALSREQQAHTTSRQQAASTQSALEGELNEARNQAEELGEQLTITKHELGARVADVTQLTAQLAQVEDTRANLKERLDTLTEESQRREELLQNDLANKGKELSDTLRKLTQVTQEKMRQAEVLNREVATRTEQLKALETKLQTQATDAKRHADGLGQQMAGLNNQLELAKKALGEREEQLRAAGTSHQKLTQERDGLAGQLQQAQAAQAQAAQAQQQERADAKRASDELAAKLAKAEQRIAQLTQEAQAKAADADAKAKDLQGQLATRTKKVQDLELAVENAQGAKARAEKDLAAKVAAAEGKANEAAARLATAQKERKDLEARQLREIDELNTKQKAELERREAIKTQEVTRLQQSVQEKSKALKVAELELARYKSKAPAATPAPVAAKAAKAPPPVEDDDLATRPQVNQVIPAAAAPAKPAKPAAKPAAAAKKAAAPAPAPAPLGGDESEPTDRTMVIQLPTQAAKEDDDWTALVDELDK; translated from the coding sequence ATGGAGCGCCGCGTCCTCATCGTTGAAAGCCAGAACGACTTCGCCCTCAGCATGGCGACCGTGCTCAAGAGCGCGGGTTACCAGACCGCCATGGCGGCGACCGCGACGGATGCGCAGCGCGAGCTGGAGAAGCGCCGACCGGATCTCGTCGTCCTTCGGGCCGAGCTTCCGGATCAATCCGGTTTCACGCTGTGCGGGCAGATCAAGAAGGGCAAGTGGGGCCAGAACCTCAAGGTCCTGCTCCTCTCCTCCGACACGGGCGTCGAGGGCCTCACGCAGCACCGGCAGACCCCGGGCGCCGCGGACGGCTACCTCGTCATCCCCTTCGAGATGGGTGAGCTGGCCTCGATGAGCACGGGCATCATGCCGCCGGGCCAGGACGAGTCGGATGCATCGCTCGACGCCGCGCTCGCCGGTAACGCACCGCGCGAGGCACCGCCCCCCATGCCGGGCATCCGCACCAGCGCCGGCGGCCCGCCCAAGCTCCCCAAGCGCGAGCGCCGCAGCGCGATGACGGAGGAGGACCGCGCCTTCCTGGACCGCGCCTTCCAGTCCATCGCCGACCGCAAGGCGGAGCTGCTCGCCGAGTCGCGTCAGCTCAAGCGCCCTCCCCCGCGCCGCGAGCTGATGGGCACGCCGGAGGGCAAGATTCAAATCCTCCGCGACGAGCTCAAGACGCGCGAGGCCCAGCTGGCCCGCCTCTCCGAAATCTGGAGCGTGCGCGAGCGCGAGCTGCTCTCCGGCGAGGACCGCCTCCACGAGAAGGACGTGGAGCTGCAGGGCCTCAAGATGCAGGTGGACGACCTGCTGCGGCGCTTCAACGAGGCCCAGCAGGCGATGCTCCAGAAGGAGCGCGAGCACGGCGCCACCGTCGACGACCTGCTGCTGCAGAAGTTCTCCTCGGAGAAGGACCTCATCGAGGTCGTCGCCTCCAAGGAGAAGGACATCAACCTGCTGCGCAAGGAGGTCCACAACCGCGACGATGATCTCGCGCGGCGGGGCTCCGAGCTGGAGCACCTGCGCGGCGAGTACGAGAAGCTCGACAAGCACCTCAACGTCGTCACGTTGGAGTTCGAGGTCAAGGAGCAGAAGCTCCAGGACAGCGTGCGCGCGCACGAGGCCGAAGAGGCCCGGCTGGGCAAGCGCGGTGACGACTTCGAGGCGGAGCTGGGCCGCACCGTCAGCGAGCGGGATCAGCGCTACGCGGAGCTGGACGGCGAGCTTCAGGCCCTCCAGGAGCGGCTGCAGCAGACCGAGCAGGAGCGCGACTCCACCGTGCGCGGCCTGGAGACGCGCGCCGCCTCCGCCGAGGAGCACGGCGCCCGCGCCGACGCGGAGATCACCCGGCTGAACGCGGAGCGCGACGCGCTCGACGCGCGGCTCAGCCAGCAGGTGGCGGACCTCGAGACGGACCTCGCGCGCACCACCGGCGAGCGGGATCAACTCCGACTCGACAAGGACGCCCAGGAGGCGGAGCTCAGCCAGCGCATCGAGGACCGAGACGCCAAGATTTCGGCGCTGGACCGCGAGCTGTCGGAGACCATCGCCCGCAACGAGCGCACCGAGGCGGACCTCAACTCCAACATCCAGCAGCAGTTGGAGCGCATCGGCGAGCTGGAGGGCGAGGTCGAGGCCGTCAAGGCACACCTGGCCGACCGCGAGGCCGAGCTCACCGGTGAACTGCAGGCGCTCACCGACGCGAAGAACGAGCTGGAAGAGGACCTCACCGGACGCCTGGAGGCGCTGCGCGTCGCCAAGGACGCGCTGGAGGAGGACCTCACCCGCCAGCTCGAGGAGGTCCGCGCAGCCAAGGCCGAGCAGGAGGCCGACCTCACCGGGCAGATCCAGGCCCTCACCTCGCAGCTCGAGGAAGCGCAGAACCAGGGCGAGCAGCTCCAGGCCCGCGTCGCGTCCCTCGAGGATACCGTCGCCCAGCGCGAGTCGACCATCGAGGGGCTCCAGGGCGATGTCGCCACGCGGGATCAGCGCATCTCCGAGCTGACCGGCGACCTGGAGGCCACCAGCCAGACGCTGGCGCAGACGCAAGGCACGCTCGCGCAGACCGAGCAGCAGCTCGCGGACACGCAGGGCACCCTCGCCGCCACGGAGCAGTCGCTCTCCGAGACGCGCGGCGAGCTCGAGGCCACCAGCCAGTCGCTGTCCGAGACTCAGAACACGCTCGCCACCACGGAGCAGTCGCTCTCCGAGACGCGCGGCGAGCTGGACGCCACCAGCCAGACGCTGACGCAGACGCAAGGCACGCTCGCGCAGACCGAGCAGCAGCTGGCGGACACGCAGAACACGCTCGCCACCACCGAGCAGTCGCTCTCCGAGACGCGCGGCGAGCTGGACGCCACCAGCCAGACGCTGGCGCAGACGCAAGGCACGCTCGCGCAGACCGAGCAGCAGCTCACGCAGACCGAGCAGCAGCTCGCGCAGACCCAAGGGACGCTCGCCACCACGGAGCAGTCGCTCTCCGAGACGCGCGGCGAGCTGGACGCCACCAGCCAGACGCTGGCGCAGACCCAGGACACCCTCGCCCGCACCGAGCAGCAGCTCGCGCAGACGCAAGGCACGCTCTCGCAGACCGAGGGCAGCCTGGCCGAGACGCGCGGCGAGCTGGAGGCCACCAGCCAGACCCTCACGCAGACGCAGAACACGCTGGAGGAGACGCGCGACGAGCTGGGCACCACCACCGCGCAGCGCGATCAGCTCAAGCTGGAGCTGGACGAGACGCGCACGGTGCTCCAGGAGACGCAGGCCTCGCTGTCCCGGACCACGGGCGAGCGGGATCAGCGCATCGCCGAGCTCCACGCCCTGAGCGAGGCCAAGGACTCGCTGGAGCAGCTGCTCACCGGACAGATCGGACAGCTGCGCGGAGAGCTGTCGGAGACGCTGGGCAACTACGAGGCCGAGCGCGCCGCACACGAGAAGCTCGCCGCCGAGACGAGCGCCACCATCGAGGCGCTCACCGGGGAGCGTGACGGGCTGCGCGCGGAGCTGGAGGCCACCAGCCAGACGCTGGAGCAGGTCCAGGGCCAGCTCGCCGCCACCCGCGACGCGCTGTCGCGCGAGCAGCAGGCGCACACCACCAGCCGTCAACAAGCGGCCAGCACCCAGTCCGCGCTGGAGGGCGAGCTCAACGAGGCGCGCAACCAGGCGGAGGAGCTGGGCGAGCAGCTCACCATCACCAAGCACGAGCTGGGCGCCCGCGTGGCGGACGTCACCCAGCTCACCGCGCAGCTCGCGCAGGTGGAGGACACCCGCGCGAACCTGAAGGAGCGCCTGGACACCCTCACCGAGGAGTCCCAGCGCCGCGAGGAGCTGCTCCAGAACGACCTGGCCAACAAGGGCAAGGAGCTCTCGGACACGCTGCGCAAGCTCACCCAGGTGACGCAGGAGAAGATGCGTCAGGCCGAGGTGCTCAACCGCGAGGTCGCCACCCGCACCGAGCAGCTGAAAGCCCTGGAGACCAAGCTCCAGACCCAGGCCACCGACGCCAAGCGCCACGCGGACGGCCTCGGCCAGCAGATGGCCGGGCTGAACAACCAGCTGGAGCTCGCCAAGAAGGCGCTCGGCGAGCGCGAGGAGCAGCTGCGCGCGGCGGGCACGAGCCACCAGAAGCTGACCCAGGAGCGCGACGGCCTCGCCGGACAGCTCCAGCAGGCACAGGCGGCCCAGGCGCAAGCGGCGCAGGCCCAGCAGCAGGAGCGCGCCGACGCGAAGCGCGCGTCCGACGAGCTGGCGGCGAAGCTGGCCAAGGCCGAGCAGCGCATCGCCCAGCTCACCCAGGAGGCCCAGGCGAAGGCGGCCGACGCGGACGCCAAGGCCAAGGACCTGCAGGGGCAACTCGCCACCCGCACCAAGAAGGTGCAGGACCTGGAGCTGGCGGTGGAGAACGCGCAGGGCGCCAAGGCCCGCGCGGAGAAGGACCTGGCCGCCAAGGTCGCCGCCGCCGAGGGCAAGGCCAACGAGGCCGCCGCCCGCCTCGCCACCGCCCAGAAGGAGCGCAAGGACCTGGAGGCTCGGCAGCTGCGCGAAATCGACGAGCTCAACACCAAGCAGAAGGCGGAGCTCGAGCGGCGCGAGGCCATCAAGACGCAGGAGGTCACCCGCCTGCAGCAGTCCGTCCAGGAGAAGAGCAAGGCGCTCAAGGTCGCCGAGCTGGAGCTGGCTCGCTACAAGAGCAAGGCCCCCGCCGCCACGCCCGCCCCCGTCGCCGCCAAGGCCGCCAAGGCCCCGCCCCCCGTCGAGGACGACGACCTGGCCACCCGCCCTCAGGTCAACCAGGTCATCCCCGCGGCCGCCGCTCCCGCCAAGCCCGCCAAGCCCGCCGCGAAGCCCGCCGCCGCCGCGAAGAAGGCCGCCGCTCCCGCTCCCGCCCCTGCCCCGCTGGGTGGCGACGAGTCGGAGCCCACCGACCGCACCATGGTCATCCAGCTGCCCACCCAGGCCGCCAAGGAGGATGACGACTGGACGGCCCTGGTGGACGAGCTGGACAAGTAG